One window from the genome of Salvia splendens isolate huo1 chromosome 9, SspV2, whole genome shotgun sequence encodes:
- the LOC121749238 gene encoding uncharacterized protein LOC121749238 has protein sequence MEKIKANPHIPLAAIRQCVNEDFGLKIGRMKVYRAREHALDGIFGSAATQYRNLFYYKAELERTHPDSSIHIHYENMRDTGTVGPRFLRFYCCLGPLKKGWMQLCRPIIFFDACFLRGMYRGQLMTVMGIDPNNGWWPIAWAVTEAESYVQWKWFVEYLSDDLNLNANGPRYVFMSDQQKHIYNNFKKRFVGENFKDRLWEIASSTTLKHYVDKMDALHTEYPQAHQWLSGVAPEEKWVKEFFSPHTCCDVLLNNICETFNSKIALAREKAIISMLEDIRTSQMERIQIRGQWIKSHDHAVPPVIKELVDKWYARASSWRATWNGQSSYQLTGISCTHAIATINKNGDDVTRFVSRYYLKSTMIMLYENVLYPINGVDNWLKTTSDGAVELAPSRSKRQRGRPKKRRREEPQIRLHADGGIEKTIIITHLKEYFVGLYSFLYMA, from the exons ATGGAGAAGATCAAAGCCAACCCTCACATTCCACTTGCAGCTATACGGCAGTGTGTCAATGAAGATTTTGGCCTGAAGATAGGTAGGATGAAGGTATATCGGGCCAGAGAGCACGCACTGGACGGCATATTCGGCTCTGCGGCAACCCAATACAGAAACTTGTTCTACTACAAAGCCGAATTGGAGCGGACGCACCCTGATTCCAGCATTCATATACATTATGAGAATATGAGGGATACTGGCACCGTGGGTCCGAGATTCCTGAGGTTCTACTGCTGCCTTGGACCATTGAAAAAGGGATGGATGCAGTTATGCCGGCCAATTATCTTCTTCGACGCTTGTTTCTTGCGAGGGATGTACAGAGGACAGCTCATGACAGTAATGGGGATTGATCCCAACAATGGCTGGTGGCCGATTGCTTGGGCTGTGACTGAAGCCGAGAGTTATGTCCAGTGGAAGTGGTTCGTGGAGTACTTGTCTGATGACCTAAACTTGAATGCAAATGGGCCACGATATGTGTTTATGTCTGACCAACAAAAG CACAtatacaacaatttcaagaagagATTTGTTGGAGAAAATTTCAAAGACAGGTTGTGGGAGATTGCCTCGAGTACCACCCTCAAACATTATGTGGACAAGATGGATGCTTTGCATACCGAGTATCCCCAAGCACATCAGTGGCTTTCTGGAGTTGCTCCCGAAGAAAAGTGGGTCAAGGAATTTTTCTCTCCACACACTTGTTGTGATGTGCTCCTCAACAACATTTGTGAGACATTCAATTCGAAGATTGCATTGGCTCGAGAGAAAGCAATTATCAGCATGTTGGAGGACATTCGAACAAGTCAAATGGAAAGAATTCAGATCAGAGGCCAGTGGATCAAAAGCCACGATCACGCAGTCCCTCCTGTTATCAAGGAGCTTGTTGACAAGTGGTACGCGAGGGCTTCATCGTGGAGGGCTACATGGAACGGACAGTCTTCGTACCAA CTAACCGGAATCTCGTGCACGCATGCTATCGcaacaatcaacaagaatggCGACGACGTGACGCGCTTCGTTTCCCGATATTATTTGAAGTCAACAATGATCATGCTGTACGAGAATGTCCTTTACCCCATCAATGGGGTGGACAATTGGCTCAAAACTACTTCTGATGGTGCGGTGGAACTGGCGCCCTCGAGGTCAAAGCGACAGCGTGGTAGGCCGAAGAAACGGAGACGTGAGGAGCCCCAGATTCGTCTTCATGCGGACGGAG GCATAGAGAAAACAATCATCATCACGCATTTGAAAGAGTACTTCGTCGGTTTGTATTCATTTCtgtacatg GCATAG
- the LOC121747334 gene encoding serine/arginine-rich SC35-like splicing factor SCL30A has translation MGKRYSRSPSPRGYRRGYRSPSPRGRYRSRGRDLPTSLLVRNLRHDCRTEDLRGPFGEFGPLKDIYLPRDYYTGQPRGFGFVQYVDPDDAGEAKYHMDGQSLLGRELTVVFAEENRKKPSEMRSRERISRSSSRYSRSPRHRGSYSPSPRYYSPSSRGRHRSRSISPRGKTYRERFYSRSPYESRS, from the exons ATGGGAAAAAGATACAGCAGAAGTCCATCTCCTAGAGGTTACAGAAGGGGATACCGAAGCCCTAGCCCAAGGGGTCGTTACCGAAGCCGTGGGAGAGACCTCCCAACTAGTCTGCTCGTTCGCAATCTTCGCCATGATTGCAG GACTGAAGATCTCCGCGGTCCTTTTGGGGAATTTGGTCCGCTTAAGGACATCTACTTACCACGTGACTATTACACAGG GCAGCCACGTGGATTTGGTTTTGTGCAATATGTTGACCCAGATGATGCTGGTGAGGCCAAATATCATATGGATGGTCAGTCACTTCTTGGGCGCGAGTTGACGGTTGTGTTTGCTGAGGAAAACAGGAAAAAGCCATCAGAGATGCGGTCTCGTGAGCGTATCAG CAGATCATCCAGTCGTTACTCCAGATCACCTCGCCACAGAGGTTCTTACTCTCCGTCACCACGCTATTATTCTCCCTCTTCAAGGGGCAGACACCGCTCCAG ATCCATCTCGCCTCGTGGGAAAACGTACAGAGAGAGATTCTATTCGAGGTCTCCCTACGAAAGCAGGAGCTAG
- the LOC121748803 gene encoding histone-lysine N-methyltransferase ATXR4-like, with the protein MSRLLRFSRQAFDLKTLHHRRAGAQPFLSSFSNSATESAGAASEPKPPPYIPPLIGIQLTKHAGRGAFALQRIASGEVLHSARPILAHPSLSMINCVCYYCLRRLPKRGGTAEAHHTVSFCSEQCEQTSKKFYDVEKQIDWSRFHEYCRQKGLKYPLIMKRFACQVIAGNIPTDILELLQGEDLSDRAHLIKEEFALLRSTLEDADIKVERQKKKNMDEGKGPIVDGEAEEPLSFLTEEWYTDVLGRIRINAFRVELPVQSHEDLLSSAAATVEGEAAVGNAMYMLPSFYNHSCEPNVNIVWSDSAEGKMVALRDIEKAEEVRICYLDASMGYEARAKILYGGYGFVCDCPRCVAKE; encoded by the exons ATGTCGCGCTTACTCCGTTTCAGCCGTCAGGCTTTCGATCTCAAAACCCTCCACCACCGCCGCGCCGGAGCTCAGCCGTTCCTCTCATCCTTCTCCAATTCCGCCACTGAATCGGCCGGCGCTGCCTCCGAACCGAAGCCGCCTCCTTACATTCCGCCTCTCATTGGCATCCAGCTCACCAAGCATGCGGGCCGCGGCGCGTTTGCGCTACAGCGTATCGCCTCCGGCGAGGTCCTCCATTCCGCCAGACCTATTCTCGCGCACCCGTCCCTTTCCATGATCAACTGCGTTTGCTATTACTGTCTCAGGCGCCTCCCGAAACGGGGCGGCACTGCCGAAGCTCATCACACGGTGTCGTTTTGCAGCGAACAGTGCGAACAAACTTCCAAG AAGTTTTACGATGTTGAGAAGCAGATAGACTGGTCGAGATTTCATGAATACTGCCG ACAGAAGGGTCTAAAATATCCTCTTATTATGAAGAGATTTGCCTGTCAAGTTATCGCTGGTAACATTCCTACTGACATTTTGGAATTACTCCAAGGGGAGGATTTGTCTGATAGAGCTCATCTG ATAAAAGAGGAATTTGCCCTGCTGAGGAGTACTCTGGAAGATGCAGATATAAAGGTAGAGaggcagaagaagaagaacatgGATGAAGGGAAGGGCCCAATTGTTGATGGAGAGGCGGAGGAGCCGCTGTCAT TTCTGACTGAAGAATGGTATACTGATGTTTTGGGACGAATACGCATCAATGCCTTTCGTGTTGAACTGCCTGTACAGTCACATGAAGATCTCCTTTCTTCAGCAGCTGCAACTGTAGAAGGAGAAGCTGCTGTTGGAAATGCCATGTATATGCTTCCATCCTTTTACAACCATTCTTGTG AACCTAATGTAAATATTGTATGGAGCGACAGTGCAGAAGGAAAGATGGTGGCTTTGCGTGACATCGAAAAAG CGGAAGAGGTGCGGATATGCTACCTTGATGCCAGCATGGGTTATGAGGCTCGGGCAAAAATCCTGTACGGAGGATATGGTTTCGTATGTGACTGCCCCAGATGTGTTGCAAAGGAGTGA